In Rahnella variigena, one DNA window encodes the following:
- a CDS encoding PKD domain-containing protein encodes MKMNKITQMLCVAGLTVASASAFALEAWNGQEGGDTYEVIFDGGVYSNAWWVGATNCPGTAEQDQGANPWRKVRDASATEMSQYGNPTVCEIAGDGTQNNYVNYDSSRDYLAGDIVLANGMTYKTSKATPAHSFAPAENNPWVAYAPTPVWSSSTTYNQGDKVQKDGVMYEALFYTVNNDPSLAANQNPEGNNGHPWKPLGAVQSYSQDQIDNAPRLNINTLYPANSLVKYNGKNYQSAVIVQKVKPDDVTPWAVYMDWSGTKERVGTPKNPWPAQFYAPYVDFTLNMQPDLVGLAKNQNVNHFTMAFMVAKDANTCVPTWGTAYSVTNYAQYSKIKALREAGGDIMVSIGGANNAPLAAACNNVNDLAQHYYDIVENLNLQVLDFDIEGNWLADKESVQRRNAAVKLVQDRWAAEGRHIGIWYTLPVLPTGLTHEGMEVLQDAKDQGVVLTGVNVMAMDYGNIQCQSANTEGQNIHGKCATSAIDNLFAQVKGLYPEKSAAQVYAMLGTTPMIGYNDVQGEVFYLSDARLVYQQAKDYGLGMIGAWSMARDQPGVSGQVSAEHSGMTPEQAPLYAYSQIFAPITSGSVAPVATNTPPVANAGMAQQVNGIGVITLDGSASTDKDGDSLTYQWKQVSGPAVTLQNSNSAKATFSVAQPVTNAVYTFSLTVSDSEGSTTAQTSVNVIDASKPVAPSVTLESTYTVTSGESLTLTAKVTDPDTQAADLHYQWTNPAGLPVAPAQGAASNTEVINAPQVTVDTRFTVDVTVTDNTGLTDTATTTVLVKAKAAAAGYDYVYPESSEKYVAGTKVLGSDGSIYQCKPFPYSGWCGQAAWAYAPATGTNWQDAWDKQ; translated from the coding sequence ATGAAAATGAATAAAATCACACAGATGTTGTGTGTTGCCGGTCTGACGGTGGCCTCTGCCAGCGCCTTTGCTCTTGAAGCGTGGAATGGTCAGGAAGGCGGCGACACCTATGAAGTTATCTTCGACGGCGGCGTTTATTCTAACGCCTGGTGGGTCGGTGCGACCAATTGCCCGGGCACCGCTGAACAAGATCAGGGTGCCAACCCGTGGCGTAAAGTACGCGACGCATCCGCGACTGAAATGAGCCAGTATGGCAACCCGACAGTTTGTGAGATCGCCGGTGACGGTACCCAGAATAATTATGTCAATTATGACAGCAGCCGTGATTATTTAGCCGGTGATATTGTCCTGGCAAATGGCATGACGTACAAAACGTCTAAAGCAACGCCTGCACACAGTTTCGCACCAGCAGAAAATAACCCGTGGGTAGCTTATGCGCCGACGCCGGTCTGGAGCAGCAGCACAACCTATAATCAGGGTGATAAAGTTCAGAAAGACGGCGTGATGTATGAAGCTCTGTTCTACACCGTTAATAATGATCCGTCTCTGGCAGCCAATCAAAACCCTGAGGGAAATAACGGCCATCCGTGGAAACCGTTAGGTGCAGTACAATCTTATTCTCAGGATCAAATTGATAACGCGCCAAGGTTGAATATCAATACATTATATCCTGCTAATTCATTGGTGAAATATAACGGCAAGAATTATCAGTCTGCTGTCATCGTTCAGAAAGTGAAACCAGACGATGTTACCCCATGGGCTGTTTATATGGACTGGAGCGGCACTAAAGAGCGAGTGGGTACGCCGAAGAATCCATGGCCTGCCCAGTTCTATGCGCCATATGTCGATTTTACCTTAAACATGCAGCCTGACCTGGTAGGTCTGGCGAAAAACCAGAACGTTAACCACTTCACCATGGCCTTTATGGTCGCTAAAGATGCTAATACCTGTGTACCGACATGGGGCACTGCTTACAGCGTCACCAACTATGCGCAATACAGCAAAATCAAAGCATTGCGCGAAGCGGGGGGCGATATCATGGTATCGATCGGCGGCGCGAACAATGCACCACTGGCCGCGGCCTGTAATAACGTGAATGATCTGGCACAGCATTATTACGATATCGTTGAGAACCTTAATCTTCAGGTGCTTGATTTCGATATCGAAGGCAACTGGCTGGCGGATAAAGAGTCTGTTCAGCGTCGTAATGCTGCCGTCAAATTGGTGCAGGATCGTTGGGCTGCCGAAGGCCGTCACATCGGTATCTGGTATACCTTGCCTGTTCTGCCAACCGGTCTGACCCATGAAGGGATGGAAGTGTTGCAGGATGCCAAAGATCAGGGCGTGGTGCTTACTGGTGTAAACGTGATGGCGATGGACTACGGCAACATTCAATGCCAGTCAGCCAATACTGAAGGCCAGAATATCCATGGCAAATGTGCGACGTCGGCTATCGACAATCTTTTTGCTCAGGTGAAAGGTTTATACCCTGAGAAGAGCGCGGCGCAGGTTTACGCCATGCTGGGGACGACCCCGATGATCGGCTATAACGACGTGCAGGGTGAAGTGTTCTATCTTTCTGATGCCCGTCTCGTTTACCAGCAGGCGAAAGATTATGGCCTGGGTATGATTGGCGCATGGTCTATGGCTCGCGATCAGCCGGGTGTTTCTGGGCAAGTTTCCGCAGAACACAGTGGTATGACACCGGAACAGGCTCCGCTCTATGCTTACAGCCAAATCTTTGCGCCAATCACCAGCGGTTCAGTCGCACCGGTAGCAACCAATACACCACCGGTCGCGAATGCGGGTATGGCTCAGCAAGTTAACGGCATCGGCGTGATTACACTGGATGGCTCGGCCAGTACCGATAAAGACGGCGACAGCCTGACTTATCAGTGGAAACAAGTTTCCGGCCCGGCAGTGACGCTGCAAAACAGCAATTCAGCTAAAGCGACATTCAGCGTGGCGCAACCGGTGACCAATGCGGTGTACACCTTCTCTCTGACAGTGAGTGACAGCGAAGGCAGCACCACGGCGCAAACCAGCGTGAATGTGATTGATGCCTCTAAACCTGTCGCACCGTCCGTTACCCTTGAATCTACGTATACCGTGACTTCAGGTGAATCGCTGACACTGACAGCAAAAGTGACCGATCCGGATACGCAGGCTGCTGATTTACATTATCAGTGGACTAATCCGGCTGGATTACCAGTTGCACCGGCTCAGGGTGCAGCATCCAATACTGAAGTCATCAATGCACCACAAGTGACAGTTGATACACGCTTCACTGTTGACGTGACCGTGACCGATAACACCGGTTTAACGGATACCGCGACCACCACGGTTCTGGTAAAAGCTAAAGCGGCGGCGGCAGGTTACGACTATGTTTACCCGGAAAGCAGCGAGAAATACGTGGCGGGTACTAAAGTATTAGGCAGTGATGGCAGCATCTATCAGTGCAAACCTTTCCCATACTCTGGCTGGTGTGGTCAGGCGGCCTGGGCTTATGCGCCAGCCACCGGTACTAACTGGCAGGATGCATGGGACAAGCAGTAA
- the osmY gene encoding molecular chaperone OsmY: MKNSKFAYSMMAVVLGTALMSGSALAATTTDSAGAKIDSSMKKVDNYMGDSAITAKVKSALVDDKAIKSSDISVTTNAGVVTLSGFVGSQAEAEQAVAAATKVEGVKSVSDKLHTKDSKDQSVKGYAGDSATTASVKAKLLADDIVPSRNVKVETTDGVVQLSGAVKDQAQSDRAESVAKTVDGVKSVKNDLKVAP, encoded by the coding sequence ATGAAAAACTCTAAATTTGCCTATTCCATGATGGCCGTAGTACTGGGTACCGCACTGATGAGCGGCAGCGCTCTGGCTGCGACGACTACAGATAGCGCAGGTGCAAAAATCGATAGCTCCATGAAGAAAGTTGATAACTACATGGGCGACAGCGCCATCACAGCGAAAGTAAAAAGTGCACTGGTGGATGATAAAGCCATCAAAAGCAGCGACATTTCCGTGACCACCAATGCAGGCGTCGTTACGCTGAGCGGTTTCGTTGGTTCACAGGCTGAAGCTGAGCAGGCGGTTGCCGCCGCAACTAAAGTTGAAGGTGTGAAATCTGTCAGTGACAAACTGCACACTAAAGACAGCAAAGACCAGAGCGTGAAAGGCTATGCGGGCGACAGCGCAACAACAGCGTCTGTGAAAGCAAAACTGCTGGCCGATGACATTGTCCCTTCACGTAATGTAAAAGTTGAAACCACCGACGGCGTAGTACAGCTTTCCGGTGCAGTGAAAGACCAGGCACAGTCTGACCGTGCTGAAAGCGTTGCGAAAACCGTTGATGGCGTGAAAAGCGTCAAAAATGACCTGAAAGTCGCACCGTAA
- a CDS encoding DUF1328 domain-containing protein has translation MFRWGIIFLIIALIAAALGFGGLAGTAAWAAKIVFVVGIILFLVSLFTGRKRL, from the coding sequence ATGTTTCGTTGGGGCATTATTTTTCTAATCATCGCGTTAATCGCGGCGGCTCTCGGTTTCGGTGGTTTGGCGGGTACAGCTGCCTGGGCTGCAAAAATCGTCTTCGTAGTCGGTATCATTCTGTTCCTGGTCAGCCTGTTTACCGGTCGTAAACGACTCTGA
- a CDS encoding patatin-like phospholipase family protein, producing the protein MGYRIPVTLGNIEPLAYKPYTPGKIALVCEGGGQRGIFTAGVLDEFQRARFNPFDLYLGTSAGAQNLSAFVCGQPGYARRVITRYTTSPDFFNPLRFVRGGHLIDLDWLVEQTAKNMPLAMETAEKLLIDGREFLMCACRSDDYSASYFAPTRDNWLPVIKASSAIPGFYRMGVDLDGVSYQDGGISDAIPVEEAYRRGADTIVVIRTVPSAMFYTPQWMKRMEQWLSESSLQQLVRMMQHHEESYHRIQQFIENPPDDVRIFEIFPPKPLASHALGSRLPALNQDYHLGRRCGRYFLSAAAHWLLPRENERPYPHIEPRVTRRPQRVVIPQDEPENVIPLAASASTVEQIILDPAVLTDMVADGGVVRPAAFKDNLVHDPQPKRVASDMPPVENGASETYPASEGDKL; encoded by the coding sequence TTGGGATACAGAATACCTGTCACGCTGGGGAACATAGAACCACTGGCGTATAAACCTTATACACCCGGCAAAATAGCACTGGTGTGCGAAGGCGGCGGACAGCGGGGCATTTTTACAGCTGGTGTGCTGGATGAGTTTCAACGCGCGCGCTTTAATCCCTTTGATTTATATCTGGGCACGTCTGCCGGCGCACAAAATCTCTCTGCTTTTGTCTGCGGACAACCTGGTTATGCCAGAAGAGTCATTACCCGCTATACCACCAGCCCCGACTTTTTCAATCCTCTGCGTTTTGTGCGCGGCGGGCACCTTATCGATCTCGACTGGCTGGTGGAACAAACGGCCAAAAACATGCCGCTGGCGATGGAAACTGCTGAAAAGCTGTTGATCGACGGGCGTGAGTTTCTGATGTGCGCCTGCCGCAGTGATGATTATTCAGCCAGTTACTTTGCGCCGACGCGCGATAACTGGCTGCCGGTGATCAAAGCCTCCAGCGCCATTCCGGGCTTTTACCGTATGGGCGTCGATCTTGATGGCGTGAGTTATCAGGACGGCGGCATCAGCGATGCGATCCCGGTTGAGGAAGCTTATCGCCGTGGCGCCGATACGATTGTGGTGATCCGCACCGTTCCCTCGGCGATGTTCTATACGCCGCAATGGATGAAACGCATGGAGCAATGGCTGAGCGAAAGCAGCCTGCAACAGCTGGTGCGCATGATGCAGCATCACGAAGAAAGCTATCACCGCATCCAGCAGTTCATCGAGAATCCGCCGGACGATGTGCGTATTTTTGAAATCTTCCCGCCAAAACCTTTAGCCAGCCACGCGCTGGGCAGTCGTCTGCCCGCGCTGAATCAGGATTACCATCTTGGGCGCCGCTGCGGGCGTTATTTCCTGTCAGCTGCGGCGCACTGGCTGTTGCCGCGTGAAAATGAACGGCCTTATCCGCACATTGAACCCCGCGTGACACGTCGCCCTCAGCGGGTTGTCATACCGCAGGACGAACCAGAAAACGTGATCCCGCTGGCTGCTTCAGCCAGCACGGTGGAGCAGATCATTTTGGATCCCGCCGTGCTGACGGATATGGTCGCCGACGGCGGCGTTGTGCGTCCGGCCGCCTTCAAAGATAACCTGGTTCATGATCCGCAGCCGAAACGTGTGGCATCTGATATGCCACCGGTAGAAAACGGTGCATCAGAAACCTATCCCGCCAGTGAGGGTGATAAGTTGTGA
- a CDS encoding TatD family hydrolase produces the protein MSHTFADTHCHFDFPPFTGAEAESLRLAGEAGVRQIIVPSVTSDRFRGILSLAKKFPQLHAALGLHPLYISEHKDSCLELLDSLLTHRDPHLVAVGEIGLDLYMETPRFEQQQRLLKAQFAMAKRAMLPVILHSRRSHDQLAAMLRQAKLPATGVVHGFAGSLSQAQAFIKLGFAIGVGGTISYERAQKTRQVMAQLPLSSLLLETDAPDMPLQGFQGQPNRPERAANVFDILCSLRSETPEQIAAELLDNTRRIFNLSAF, from the coding sequence GTGAGTCATACCTTCGCCGATACGCACTGCCATTTCGATTTTCCGCCGTTTACCGGTGCGGAAGCCGAAAGTTTGCGTCTCGCCGGAGAAGCGGGCGTCCGGCAGATCATCGTTCCGTCGGTTACGTCAGATCGTTTTCGCGGCATTCTCTCACTGGCAAAAAAATTCCCGCAGCTGCACGCGGCGCTGGGTTTGCATCCCCTTTATATCAGCGAGCACAAAGACAGTTGCCTGGAATTACTGGATTCATTGCTGACTCACCGGGATCCGCACCTGGTGGCGGTCGGTGAAATCGGGCTGGATTTATACATGGAAACGCCGCGATTTGAGCAACAACAGCGGCTGCTGAAAGCGCAGTTCGCCATGGCAAAGCGCGCAATGCTGCCGGTGATTCTGCATTCGCGGCGCAGTCACGATCAGCTGGCGGCAATGTTACGGCAGGCTAAATTGCCTGCTACCGGCGTGGTACATGGTTTTGCGGGCAGTCTTTCGCAGGCGCAGGCGTTTATCAAACTGGGTTTCGCGATAGGTGTGGGCGGCACTATCAGTTATGAACGCGCGCAGAAAACCCGTCAGGTGATGGCGCAATTACCGCTTTCTTCTTTGCTTCTGGAAACCGATGCGCCGGATATGCCGTTGCAGGGTTTTCAGGGTCAGCCCAATCGTCCGGAGCGTGCTGCTAACGTGTTCGACATACTGTGCAGCCTGCGCAGTGAAACCCCTGAACAGATTGCCGCCGAATTGCTGGACAACACCCGTCGTATCTTCAATTTATCCGCTTTCTAA
- the deoC gene encoding deoxyribose-phosphate aldolase codes for MTDLTAAAQRALNLMDLTTLNEDDTDAKVIALCHQAKSPAGNTAAVCIYPRFIPVARKTLREQGTPDIRIATVTNFPHGNDDLDIALAETRAAIAYGADEVDVVFPYRALIAGNEQIGFEMVKQCKAACAAANVLLKVIIETGELKQDALIRKASEIAIKAGADFIKTSTGKVPENATLHSAELMMSVIAEMGVGKAVGFKPAGGVKTAEDAAQYLALADRLLGREWADARHFRFGASSLLASLLTTLGHAGQKATSSY; via the coding sequence ATGACCGATTTAACCGCCGCAGCGCAACGTGCGCTGAACCTGATGGATTTAACCACCCTGAACGAAGACGACACTGATGCAAAAGTGATCGCGCTTTGTCACCAGGCGAAAAGCCCGGCAGGTAACACCGCTGCTGTCTGTATTTATCCTCGTTTTATTCCTGTTGCCCGCAAAACTCTGCGTGAGCAAGGTACGCCTGATATCCGCATTGCGACTGTGACTAACTTCCCGCACGGTAACGATGATCTTGATATTGCGCTGGCAGAAACCCGCGCGGCGATCGCTTACGGTGCCGATGAAGTTGACGTGGTATTCCCGTACCGCGCACTGATCGCCGGTAACGAGCAGATCGGTTTTGAGATGGTCAAACAGTGCAAAGCAGCCTGTGCTGCGGCCAACGTTCTGCTGAAAGTGATCATCGAAACCGGTGAACTGAAGCAAGATGCACTGATCCGCAAAGCCTCCGAGATCGCGATTAAAGCGGGCGCTGACTTCATCAAAACCTCTACCGGTAAAGTGCCTGAAAACGCCACTTTGCACAGCGCTGAACTGATGATGAGCGTGATTGCTGAAATGGGCGTCGGCAAAGCCGTTGGTTTCAAACCGGCCGGTGGCGTGAAAACCGCTGAAGATGCTGCGCAATATCTGGCACTGGCTGACCGCCTGCTGGGCCGTGAATGGGCTGACGCACGTCACTTCCGTTTCGGTGCTTCCAGCCTGCTGGCAAGCCTGCTGACCACATTGGGTCACGCTGGCCAGAAAGCCACCAGCAGCTATTAA
- the deoA gene encoding thymidine phosphorylase produces the protein MFLAQEIIRKKRDGQPLSDEEIRFFINGIRDSQVSEGQIAALAMTIYFNDMTMKERVSLTMAMRDSGTVLDWKSLNLNGPIVDKHSTGGVGDVTSLMLGPMVAACGGYVPMISGRGLGHTGGTLDKLEAIPGFDIFPDDSRFRSIIQDVGVAIIGQTSSLAPADKRFYATRDITATVDSIPLITASILAKKLAEGLDALVMDVKVGSGAFMPTYQLSEDLAQAIVDVANGAGCKTTALLTDMNQVLASSAGNAVEVREAVRFLTGEYRNPRLLEVTMALCVEMLLSGGLAKDDADARSQLQAVLDNGKAAEVFGRMIAAQKGPTDFIENYDNYLQQATLSKPVYAETNGIVSAMDTRALGMAVVSLGGGRRRASDAIDYSVGLTHMAQLGQQVDTRQPLAMIHANSEAAWQQAAQEVRAAIVLSDKAPESTPVVYRRISGKA, from the coding sequence TTGTTTCTCGCACAAGAAATTATTCGTAAAAAACGTGACGGTCAGCCTTTAAGCGACGAAGAAATTCGTTTCTTCATTAATGGTATTCGTGACAGTCAGGTTTCTGAAGGACAAATTGCCGCACTGGCAATGACTATCTATTTCAACGACATGACCATGAAAGAACGTGTTTCGCTGACCATGGCGATGCGTGATTCAGGGACCGTGCTCGACTGGAAAAGCCTCAATCTGAACGGTCCGATTGTCGACAAACATTCGACCGGCGGCGTAGGTGATGTGACCTCCCTGATGCTTGGCCCGATGGTGGCGGCATGCGGCGGTTATGTCCCGATGATTTCAGGCCGTGGCCTCGGTCATACCGGCGGTACGCTCGATAAACTCGAAGCTATTCCTGGATTTGATATTTTCCCGGATGACAGCCGTTTCCGCAGCATCATTCAGGACGTCGGCGTGGCTATAATCGGCCAGACCAGCTCGCTGGCACCGGCGGATAAACGCTTTTACGCGACACGCGATATCACCGCAACCGTTGACTCTATTCCGCTGATCACTGCTTCGATCCTCGCCAAAAAACTGGCCGAAGGTCTGGATGCGTTGGTGATGGATGTTAAAGTCGGTTCCGGTGCATTTATGCCAACTTATCAGCTGTCCGAAGATCTGGCGCAGGCGATCGTGGATGTGGCGAATGGCGCGGGATGTAAAACCACAGCGCTGCTGACTGACATGAATCAGGTGCTGGCATCCAGTGCCGGTAATGCGGTGGAAGTGCGTGAAGCCGTGCGTTTCCTGACCGGCGAATACCGTAATCCGCGTCTGCTGGAAGTCACGATGGCGCTTTGCGTTGAAATGCTGCTGTCCGGCGGACTGGCGAAAGATGATGCCGACGCCCGCAGTCAGTTGCAGGCAGTGCTGGATAACGGCAAAGCAGCGGAAGTCTTTGGCCGCATGATTGCCGCGCAAAAAGGCCCGACCGATTTCATCGAAAATTACGACAATTATCTGCAACAGGCCACGCTGAGCAAACCGGTTTACGCTGAAACCAACGGCATTGTCAGCGCGATGGATACCCGCGCGCTGGGGATGGCGGTCGTTTCACTGGGTGGCGGTCGTCGCCGTGCCAGCGATGCTATCGACTACAGCGTTGGTCTGACCCACATGGCACAACTCGGCCAGCAGGTGGATACCCGTCAGCCACTGGCGATGATCCACGCGAACAGTGAAGCGGCCTGGCAACAGGCGGCGCAGGAAGTGCGGGCGGCGATTGTACTGAGTGACAAAGCGCCGGAAAGTACGCCGGTGGTTTATCGCCGGATCAGCGGCAAAGCTTGA
- the deoB gene encoding phosphopentomutase, with protein MKRTFIMVLDSFGIGASEDAERFGDAGSDTLGHIAAACARGDADKGRKGPLNLPNLTRLGLAKAAEESTGKIPDGMDGNSEITGAYAYASELSSGKDTPSGHWEIAGVPVLFDWGYFSDTTNSFPQELLDKLVERANLPGYLGNCHSSGTVVLDDLGEEHMKTGKPIFYTSADSVFQIACHEETFGLDRLYELCEIAREELTEGGYNIGRVIARPFIGDKAGNFERTGNRHDLAVEPPAPTILKKLVDEKDGHVVSVGKIADIYAQVGITKKVKATGLDALFDATIKEMKEAGDKTIVFTNFVDFDSSYGHRRDVPGYAAALELFDRRMPELLELVKEDDIIIFTADHGCDPTWRGTDHTREHIPVLIYGPKVKPGSLGHRDTFADIGQTVAKYFDLTPMDYGKSML; from the coding sequence ATGAAACGTACATTTATCATGGTGTTAGACTCATTCGGTATCGGTGCCAGTGAAGATGCCGAGCGCTTTGGCGATGCCGGTTCTGATACATTGGGCCATATCGCGGCTGCCTGTGCGCGTGGCGATGCAGACAAAGGCCGTAAAGGTCCTCTGAATCTGCCGAACCTGACCCGTCTGGGGCTGGCGAAAGCCGCTGAAGAATCCACCGGTAAAATTCCTGACGGCATGGACGGTAATTCTGAAATTACCGGTGCGTATGCTTACGCCAGCGAATTGTCTTCCGGCAAAGACACCCCATCAGGCCACTGGGAAATCGCCGGTGTGCCTGTTCTTTTCGACTGGGGTTATTTCAGCGATACCACCAACAGCTTCCCGCAGGAACTGCTGGATAAACTGGTGGAACGCGCCAATCTGCCGGGCTATCTCGGCAACTGCCACTCTTCCGGTACCGTGGTACTGGACGATTTGGGCGAAGAACACATGAAAACCGGCAAGCCGATTTTCTACACTTCCGCTGACTCCGTCTTCCAGATTGCCTGTCACGAAGAAACCTTTGGACTGGATCGCCTGTATGAACTGTGCGAAATCGCCCGTGAAGAACTGACCGAAGGCGGATACAACATTGGCCGTGTTATTGCCCGTCCGTTCATCGGCGACAAAGCCGGTAACTTCGAGCGTACCGGTAACCGTCACGATTTAGCGGTTGAGCCACCGGCACCGACCATCCTGAAAAAACTGGTTGATGAAAAAGACGGCCACGTGGTGTCTGTCGGTAAAATCGCCGATATCTACGCGCAGGTCGGTATCACTAAAAAAGTGAAAGCCACCGGTCTGGATGCGTTGTTTGACGCGACAATCAAAGAGATGAAAGAAGCGGGTGACAAGACCATCGTCTTCACCAACTTTGTAGATTTCGACTCCTCTTACGGCCACCGCCGTGATGTGCCGGGCTACGCTGCGGCGCTGGAACTGTTCGACCGCCGTATGCCGGAACTGCTGGAGCTGGTGAAAGAAGACGACATCATTATCTTCACCGCTGACCACGGTTGTGACCCGACCTGGCGCGGCACGGATCATACCCGTGAGCACATTCCGGTCCTGATCTATGGCCCGAAAGTGAAACCGGGCTCATTGGGCCACCGCGATACCTTCGCGGACATCGGTCAGACCGTTGCTAAATACTTCGATCTGACACCGATGGATTACGGCAAATCAATGCTATAA
- the deoD gene encoding purine-nucleoside phosphorylase yields the protein MATPHINAEMGDFADVVLMPGDPLRAKHIAETFLQDVKQVNDVRGMLGFTGTYKGRKISVMGHGMGIPSCSIYAKELITEFGVKKIIRVGSCGAVRADIKLRDIVIGMGACTDSKVNRMRFKDHDYAAIADYDMVRNAADAAKAKGINARVGNIFSADLFYTPDPQMFDVMEKYGILGVEMEAAGIYGVAAEFGAKALTICTVSDHIRTHEQTTAAERQTTFNDMIEIALESVLLGDKE from the coding sequence ATGGCAACTCCACACATTAATGCTGAAATGGGCGACTTCGCTGACGTAGTGCTGATGCCGGGCGATCCGCTGCGCGCCAAGCACATCGCGGAAACTTTCCTTCAGGATGTTAAGCAGGTGAACGACGTGCGTGGCATGTTGGGCTTCACCGGCACTTATAAAGGCCGCAAAATCTCTGTTATGGGTCACGGCATGGGCATTCCTTCCTGCTCAATTTATGCCAAAGAATTGATCACTGAATTCGGCGTGAAGAAAATCATCCGCGTGGGTTCTTGTGGTGCTGTGCGTGCTGATATCAAACTGCGCGATATCGTGATCGGCATGGGTGCCTGCACCGATTCCAAAGTGAACCGCATGCGTTTCAAAGACCACGATTACGCGGCTATCGCCGATTACGACATGGTGCGTAACGCCGCTGATGCAGCGAAAGCCAAAGGCATCAATGCCCGCGTGGGTAACATCTTCTCCGCTGACCTGTTCTACACACCAGACCCGCAGATGTTCGACGTGATGGAAAAATACGGCATTCTGGGTGTCGAAATGGAAGCCGCTGGTATTTACGGCGTGGCAGCAGAATTCGGTGCAAAAGCGCTGACCATCTGTACCGTTTCCGACCATATCCGTACTCACGAACAAACTACTGCCGCTGAACGTCAGACGACCTTCAACGACATGATTGAAATCGCGCTGGAATCCGTTCTGCTGGGCGACAAAGAATAA
- a CDS encoding YtjB family periplasmic protein: MAKAKLKFRLHRAAIVLISLALLVILMQGASYFSLGHQLARSTQVEQLAQTLAKQVAFSLAPLMDSTNDGADIAQISTILSQLTDGSRILDASVYESDGSLVAHAGEQVPVRDRLSLDGKRAGSYFNHQIVVPIEDKNGPSGFLRITLDTHVLATESKQVDNTTNLLRLMMLAALGVGIILARTLLQGRRSRWQQSPFLLTASKPLKEDDEQEDEPDEFGPPPVLNIPEPESEVAPAKPATEAQTKEAAQAAYRSLKRSRPK; this comes from the coding sequence ATGGCCAAGGCCAAACTCAAATTTCGCCTGCACCGCGCCGCTATCGTATTGATTAGTCTGGCTTTATTAGTCATTCTGATGCAAGGCGCATCCTATTTCAGTCTGGGTCACCAACTGGCACGCTCGACGCAGGTGGAACAGCTTGCCCAGACGCTCGCCAAACAGGTGGCGTTTTCGCTCGCGCCGCTGATGGACAGCACTAATGATGGCGCCGATATCGCACAAATTTCCACTATTTTGAGCCAGCTTACCGACGGAAGCCGCATTCTCGATGCCAGCGTTTATGAGTCAGATGGCTCCCTGGTCGCCCATGCAGGCGAACAGGTGCCGGTACGCGACAGATTATCGCTCGATGGTAAACGCGCAGGCAGCTACTTCAATCATCAGATTGTGGTGCCTATTGAGGATAAAAACGGTCCGAGCGGATTTTTACGTATCACGCTGGACACGCACGTACTGGCGACTGAATCCAAGCAGGTAGATAACACCACCAATCTGTTACGTCTGATGATGCTCGCTGCGCTGGGTGTCGGTATTATTCTGGCCCGCACGCTGCTGCAAGGACGTCGTTCGCGCTGGCAGCAATCGCCGTTCCTGCTGACCGCCAGCAAACCGCTCAAAGAAGATGACGAACAGGAAGATGAGCCGGACGAGTTCGGCCCGCCGCCGGTACTGAACATTCCTGAGCCGGAATCTGAGGTCGCACCGGCAAAACCGGCGACCGAAGCACAAACCAAAGAAGCCGCACAGGCCGCTTACCGCAGCCTCAAAAGAAGCCGGCCGAAGTGA